The segment TTATTCACACAATGTTCTTTACATCAATATATACACAAGTCATCGTGACAAGATATACACAAATCTTCTCATCTCTATCTCTAATATCTCAACAACAATATTCTTCTATGTATCTATCGGTTCCTGACTTCTAGGAaccttaacactccccctcaagtcgGAGCGTGAGGATTGCACACTCCGAACTTGGACAACAAGTAATGAAATGCAGAGCTCCCCAAAGCTTTCGTCAATATGTCTGCCAGCTGCTCATTTGTCCTTACATGCCTCGTCGCTATTAGCTTTGCCTTCACTGCATCTCTCACACTATGACAATCCTTCTCCACATGCTTAGTACGTTCATGGAACATCGGGTTTGCAGCTATGTATATTGCTGACTTGCTATCGCAATACAACTCCATCGGCTGATCGTGCTCCACTCCAAGATCAGACAGCAACCTCTTTAGCCACTTAAGCTCCTTCAAAGCATCCGacattgccctatactcagaCTCAGCCGAAGAATGAGACACTGTATCTTGCTTCTTAGTTCTCCATGCCACCGGTGAGTTCCCCAACAAGACAATATATGCAGATAGTGATCTTCTAATCATCGGACAACCACACCAATCAGAGTCGCAAAACGCTCGTATCTGAATATCGCTATCAGCTCTAAGCATAATACCCTGTCCTGGGCTTCCCTTCAAGTAGCGTATCACTCTCATCGCCGCACTCCAATGCTCTTCTCGCGGTTTGTGCATTACTTGTGACAGTACATGCACAGCATAGCTCAGGTCGGGACGTGTGATAGTTAAATAAACAAGCCTCCCAACAATGCGACGGAACCTAACTGGATCATGACAGAGTGGACCTGGTTCTTCTCTTTCATCGCGAAGAAGCTTGTGGTTTACTTCCATCAGAGTAGACACCGGTTTACTACCAAGCAAGCCAACCTCATTTATAATATCCAGTGCGTATTTCCTCTGAGACAAGAACATCCCCTCAGGTCCTCTTGCAATCTCTATGCCCAAAAAATACTTTGCCTTACCAAGGTCTTTCATGAGAAAACACTCACTCATATACTTCTTGAACTTCACCAACATCTCAAGATCATTACCAGCCACAATGAGATCGTCTACATAGATGAGAACTCGCACACACCTTCCATCTTTCTCGAAACTAAACAAGGAGTAGTCCTCGTATGATTGGACGAAACCGAATCCCTTCAACGCTTCTGTCAACTTCTCAAACCAACACCTTGGAGCTTGTTTCAGTCCATACAAAGATTTTCTCAATCTACATACCTTGCCTGGATTATCAGATTGAAACCCCGGTGGTAACCTCATGTATACTTCCTCCTCTAAATCTCCATGAAGAAATGCATTGCTCACATCCATCTGATGCACTTCCCACTTCTTTGCCACTGCAACCTCTAACAAAGTCCTCACTGTATCCATTTTCGCAACTGGCGCGAAAGTTTCTTCATAATCCACACCTTCCACTTGATGATTTCCACAACACACCAGCCTAGCTTTGTATCTCTCAATGGTTCCATCcgcattgtatttgattgtaaACACCCATTTACATCCTATAGCTTTCTTTCCTGCGGGTAGATCCACCACATCCCATGTCCGATTCAACTCTAGGGCCGTGACTTCTCCTTTCACTGCCTTGTTCCACTTATCATCTGCAAAGGCCTCCTTGTAGTTCTTAGGTATCACTCCTGCACTAACAGCTGCTAAGAAAGCCTTATGATGATCTGAGAATTGTTCATCTGATATGTAATCGGTAATGGGATAAAGTACTTGTGTTTTACCTGGCACCGCCGAGGCAACATCTGATTGTAGACCGGTGAAAATGTCATGTTTATCGGGGGTAACTCTTGCATTATAAAGTACGTAGTCATGCAGCTTCGACGGCAGACCAGTCTTTCTATGACCGCGACCAAGAACCTCTTCTGCTGCCACTTGATCACTCGTCTGAAGTGTCTCCTCCTGCACTCGCGTACATTGCTCTGTTTCTGCACTCGGAGCCACCTCTGTTTCTGCACTCGGAGCCTCCTCTGTTTCTGCAACCTCAGTTTCTCATCTCTTCTCCATCACTTCCACTTCAACTGCTTCATCACTCCCCCTCTCTGAGTGAATCTCAGCATCGTACACAGGCAATATTGTAGGCACAACTTCAGTCGCAACCTCCTCCTTGCTCGCATACGGGTAACACTTCTCATCAAATACCACATCTCTAGAGACAAAGAACTTCTTCTTTTCCATATCATATACTCTCCAGCCCTTCTTTCCATATGGATATCCAACAAAAACACACTTCTTGCTTCTTGATCCAAACTTATCTTTGTCTCGTCTAGCTTGGTGCACAAAACACAAGCACCCAAACGTTTTAAGCTCCCCATACGATGGTGCTTTTCCATAGAGACATTCATACGGTGTCTTCCCATTCAGTACCCTCGTCGGTGTTCTATTGATGAGGTGGGCTGCTGTTAACACACTCTCTCCCCAAAAACTGACAGGAAGATTGGACTCAAAGAGAATGGAGCGTGCAACATTAAGTATATGCCTATGTTTTCTCTCCACACGACCATTCTGCTGAGGAGTGCTCACACAAGATGTCTGGTGAACAATCCCTTTCTCTGCAAAGTGCTTCTTCAGACACATGAACTCCGTCCCATTGTCACTCCTCACCATCTTTACCATTTTTCCAAACTGTCGATGTATGAGATCGATGAAGTTTGGTAACACTGTCTTCACCTCACTCTTCTCCAACAATAGGTGTATCCACACAGCTCTTGAGAAGTCATCTACAATGGTGAGAAAGTATACAGCCCCACAAGAAGACGGTACACGATAGGGTCCCCAAAGATCAACATGAATCAAGTCAAATGAAGATAAACTTTTATTAAGACTTTCTGAAAACACTTCTCTTGTCTGTTTGGACTGAAAACAAATATCGCATCCACCAAACTTATTTGGGACGTCTTTAACACTAGAAACAAAAGgtaaaaaactcaaaacaccGAAAGCAGGATGTCCTAGACGACGATGCCACACAGCCGGATCCTCTGCCGCCTTAACTCTGTGTCCTCTCGCCTTAGTCACATCCCGATAAACATAGACACCATTTCGAACCTCACCGGCTCCAATCAGAGTCCTCGTAAAACGGTCCTGCAAAATACACAAAGTGTCTGTGAATACTGCCAAGCAACCAGTTTGTCTTAGTAGCTTTGCAACAGACAATAAAGTACAATTCAAATTGGGAACAAACAACACATCATCCAATTTCAAATTTGCAGACAATCTCAGAGAACCGCTTTTAGTTGCCATAACATGGCTACCATCGGCAAAACTCACCGGACAGGGAATAATATGATGCACATCAACCAACAACATCAAATCCCCTGTCATATGGTGCGATGCACCCGTGTCAATGATAACCTCACCGCTTTGTATCGTACTGTTTAACCGTTCCGGGATTGGAGAAGGCTTCGCGCGTTCGATCAGCGAGGTGAGTGACGCCCATTGTTCAGCAGTTAACTGCGGAACCGACGATCCTTGATTACCAGCAGAGCCAGATGAAGAAGACCCGTGACCTTGAACTGCATTAGCTCGCGTAGAGTTTGATCGTCCTCTACCACCTCTTCCTCTGCCCCCTCTGCCACTTGCTTGGTTCCTTTCCGTAAACCAGTCTGGAAACCCAATGAGCTGCCAACACTCCTTCTTCTCATGTCTACTTCTCCCACAGTTGCTACACACGATCGAAGAACGACTTCTTGCAACTGCAGCTACCGCATTACTCAATGTCTGATCATCTCCTTCTCGCTGTACGCCTTTAGCCATGAACCCAACTGGTGCTTCCTTCGACTCTAGACGTGCGCTTCCCAGTCTCTTTTCTTCTCGAATGACTCTTTGATAAACAGAGTTAAGATCTGGCAATGGTTCCATCCCAATGATATTGGTAACAACATTGCTAAATCTTGAATCATCCAAGCCCATGAGAAACTGGTGAACCTTCTCTGCTTCATACTCCTTCGCATAGATCTCTCCCGCTTCACACGTGCACGTCGGAATGGGTTTGCAGTTCAACAACTCCTCCCATTTCTGTGACAACTTGCCAAAGTACTCCATCACCGCAGCTCCCTCCTGTTTGCACGACGCTAGCTCAGACTTGAGCTGGTGAACTCGCACAGCACTCCCAACAGAGAACCGCTGTTTGAGATTTGCCCACAACTTGGACGAATCAGGAGAGAACGGCACAGTTGGTCGGATTGTCGGAGAGATAGAGGTCCTAATCCACCCTACAACCATCGAATTAGCTGTCCTCCACATCTCCGCTTCAACTGGCTTCTCCTTCTCATCCGGAATCTTCAAACTACCATTCACGAAACCGATCTTACGTTTGGCACGCAACGCATTCTCAAGCTCCGATGCCCACTCGGCATAATTATCACCGTTCAAAACCACAGACGTGATCGACGCTCCTGGATTGTCCGAGGGAGCCAAGTAGTATGGCGACGTCGTTCCCTCGATCTTCACTCCGGAAGAACTCACTAGTTCTTTCTGATCTCCCATGTCTTCTCTTGTCAACgacttttaacaaattttagGTTTAAGCCTtgtgttgctctgataccatgtaagacaAGAGAGGATACGGGAAGAATTCTTATTATTCACACAATGTTCTTTACATCAATATATACACAAGTCATCGTGACAAGATATACACAAATCTTCTCATCTCTATCTCTAATATCTCAACAACAATATTCTCCTACGTATCTATCGGTTCCTGACTTCTAGGAACCTTAACATTACACAAACATAGGCTTTGTATCATCATCCCATTTGGGCCCGGCCCATCTTGATTAAATACATTTCAGACCGGTTAAACTTTGTAAAATCATGATCCCAAACCCGTTGTATGAGACCATTTCTGTAAATAGTAAACCGGTTTCTCTATCCATTACACGAAGTCACAAACCACAACAGAAAAAAACTGacaaaaatctaaacaaaaaactttcataatcatataatataaattcataacaTACAAATTCAAATGAACCCTATCCAATTTTGTCTCAACTATTCACTTTAGCATCACTGATTCTTCAAATGTTAACAACTTTGAGGTCTTCAGATCCACACAAGTTAACTAAAATCCAAATCTACcttctccttctttttcttgATCCAGTACTAGTCGACTCCGATGCTCCATTCTTATTCTCTGCGATTGGTTCGGTTTCCATGGCTTGTTTGCTACTTCCAGCAACATCTTCCTTAGAAGACATTGTTTTGCTTGTTGAAAAACGTGTATTCCTAAACCAGTTATCAACCTATACAGTAACATAAACAGCTTATAAGCTTGGAACTGGGATCAACTAAAAGtgagaaaaaaaaggagaaagaaaCCATTCTACTAGGACGTAAACTCCTTACTTGTTTAACTGTCATCTGTAGCTCTTTGGCTAAGTTCTCCCTTGTGGTAACGTCTGGATATCTATTCTCATGAAAAGATTCGAATAATCTCTGCATAAAggagaaaaaaatttaaacctatAAATCTTTTCTCATAATGCTTTAGCAGCATTGTCATCTTTTGGGCGCAAAAGACAACTTTTACTTTGTTTACCTGAGTTTTGGGATTTGTCTGTTTAGATGATGCAGAGCTGTTTTTTACAACAGAGCAGCAACCATTTTCTCTGGGTGGTGTTTCTTGTGGCGCTGTCAAAGTAGCCTTTTTATATTCTCTTTTCGTTTTCTGTGTAGGTTTTTGAGCAGGAGTATGATCTTCTGCTTTGGAAGGCTGTTCCAGAGGCACAGTGTCTCCTTCATCTGCTGACTCGAAATCTTCTTTTCCAGCAATTTTATCCCAATCCTCATCATCACTTGATGAAGTCGGAACGTTCTCATATTCCTCCTGCAGATAACCACACAATAGAATATATAAGATTTCTCAGAAACCAAGTAAAAGAATGTAAATAGAACAGAACACTCACGTCATAGAGCTTTTTGTAGTCCAGCCTTTCAACCTTCCTCCTCCCCGGAACATCATCACCAATCCCAGCATCTGTCTCTGAGATGGAAACATCTGAGAGCTGTGCTTTCTTTCTCCCTAGCTTCCCACGTGGGGTAACTTTGTCTTGATGATCAGACTCATCGCCTTTGGAGGAAGTCTCCACATCCTCGGAGTCTGAATCGTCTGAATTTGAACTTTCTTGCATtttatcttcttcatcaagAGTAGGGGCATCAGGATCATAGTCATCATCCTCAGAATCATCAGAAGGAAGGTTCATTATATCTTTTGCATCTTTAAATGATCCAATCATTACGTCAGATGCAGATTCATCTGAACTTCCGTCTTCGTTTTCagactcatcatcatcactgtcATCATCACTGCCATCTCCATCACCTTCGTTATCATTCAAACCATCAGGATCATACTCTTCATCCTCGGAATCATCTGAAGGAAGATCACAATCCAGGTTTTGACTTCCACCACCAGCCATTGCTGCTGCTGCCTCAGGAAATACTTTCTGCACAAAAGCCGTTGAGTCAGGTGAAGAAGTTTCTAatcattttttaacaaataaaagaaacatcTTCAAATATATTACCTCCCAACTGTCGCTAACCGAAAGCTTTGTCCCTAAAGAATCATTAAGCAAGTCGAAGCTGTAATCTTTGCAAGCACATCCGGGGCATAACCAACTCTCATCATCCGGAggaactaacaaaaaaaaattaaaaaaaaaaaaaacaattaataaaaactgCTAAAAAGAACACACAACAAAGTAGGTAGGCAAGAAGTGATTACTGTCTTCTTTCCGCAAAGGTGGTTCAACACAGTACTGGTGAAAGCCTCGGTCACAAAACCCATCGCATAGTATGATATCATTATCAACATGCAACTCTTTTGAACCACATTTTGAACAgaatatctgaaaattaaaCACGTGCACTCCTATTAGCAAAATACTTCTATCAGGACAAAAACAGGGGAACAAAGCTTGAGTGTTGGAATAAATTGTCTTACATCCTCATAAGAAATCTCTCCGTCAGAGTTAAATAAAGACTCTGGAATGTTTCCTTGGGCGCAGAGTGTGTCCAGATGCTGAGTAAGCTCTCTGATCTTAACCTTGCGTCGTAGAATCTCCTTCTTGGCTCGTTCAAGCTCTTTCTCTGGCCTTAGCTTTTCCGCGCTACAAAGAAGAAAGAACACATAATCAAAATATCATCACAACAGGCAGgaacaaaggagaaaaaaaacaaaaaaaaaaaaaaatgggtaAGAAAGAGACAAACAAACCTTGAACCTTTCCAACCTTCTAAAGAATAAGCGTCAATGAGGCTTTGCTCGTAGCTAATCCGGTTAAGGAAGTACCGAAGTTTCTTCTTGATTCTTGTGTACTCATCCTCTTCTCTAACTTCTACTTTGTTAATATACTCCTTCCTTTTCTTTGATCCATTTACAGATGATACGGCAGTAGCCGCTTCTTTAGATCTCTGAGCTCTCTTGTGACTTGAAACCATCACAACATTCTTTTTACCACCGTTACCTCCTAGCTTCTTGGAACTACGTTTGATCTCGAATTGTCCACGGCAAGGAAGACCAAGGACAAGTTCACGATGGGAACCTGAGAATTTTGTACCAGAACTCTTCTTTACGGTTACAGGGGCTGTTGTTGGTTGTTTCTCTTCATTAGTGGACTCCTTTAGATCATTCATGTGAGGCAAACTCTCTGCCTTTGGAGTAACCTCTCCTCCTCCGTTAGTCTGGTCCACAGCAGATCCACTACTCCTCGTTCTCCTCCTTCTATTACCTCTTTCCATGTTTCTGATTTTGCTCTCCCGTGAATGTTAAATACTTGGATCAGATTCCTAAACCTGTCTCCAAGatgcaacaaaaagaaaatgtaaatcAGAATGGTGAAACAACAAAAGCTGATAGATCTGAATTGTAATCAAAATCGCAAGAAACCCCACCAAAGAAAGATGGCAGCTTCGCAATTATTCTCTCGGATTTTGCTTAGTGTAGCTTTAAGACAAGAAACAGATCAATGATCCTTTGATTTAGTTATAGAAATGCGATCCCAAGAATACTAATCCTAAGCTGCTGCTGCGATATCAATTCTTCGCAAATAAAACAATTGAGAAGAAAGCAAATGAAAAGAAGGCAAAGCCgcgaaaaaaaaacttttaccTTTCTTTTCCCTCGCCCGCGAAATGGGAATTTTTTACAATAACCGCGAAAACAGAAGAAACTCGGTGGTTTAGGTTAGGTGGAAGAAGAGGAGCGAGATGAGTTGAAGGGGACGAGAACAAACGGTGTGAATTTCATCTTATTGGGCCtccttttttaattatattattaatggGCCTCGTATATGATCCGTTAAGATATGCTTGTCTCTATCTTGTTTTCTCGGACCTTTTTTACTTTTAGATTTGATTACATTGGATCAGAACACTATTTTAGTAGgcatatataaactaattagACTGTACTATTAGCAGCCGCTGTGCTAATTGCCTAATCATATTAACAATATAATTAATGTATAGTGCTTGACTGATTTGATTTGGCACTAGCTACCAGAGCTATATATAAGTTTATGTTAGATCTCTGGCCATTATATAGCATCTAGACGATAGTTGATTGTTTATTTTAAGTATACACAGTTTAAATAAATGGTTATAGATGTTAAAAAAGGGTATAGAGGTCATGACGCTAAGGCTTATGTCTTGTTAATTATGAAGCTATGTGTCGTGTTGCTGAAACTGTAGGACGAAATAATATGAGTTGACAGAGACATCATCGAGCATATCGACGAATGTAAGATTGCATTCATTTCAAGAATCGCAATCATCTGCCAATTTGATTGTCGCGTCTAGACAAATTACATAACCATTTCTGTTTGAGAAATTAAGGCGGTGGTAACTTAGGATGTCTATAAGTGAATCCTATCATtagtttgtttttgtaagaatgtACCGCCCAAGAGAAAATGGCATTCAATCATTAAATTCTCTTGTTGAGTTTCTTGGATATGGCTTTCGTCCTTCTCTTCGTGTTTTGCCTTGCCACGCATGCAACTCTCGATCTCTCCTTGTATTTTTAGACGTGCATATGTTTTAAGTGAAAATTGATTGGaattattagtttttctttgttGGAGAGTATCAAAGATATTCGATGAGTTAGTTACTCAAGAAGAGCCGCTAGTTAGTAGTTCAGCTAGCTTGTTTAA is part of the Raphanus sativus cultivar WK10039 chromosome 5, ASM80110v3, whole genome shotgun sequence genome and harbors:
- the LOC108857372 gene encoding homeobox protein HAT3.1, giving the protein MERGNRRRRTRSSGSAVDQTNGGGEVTPKAESLPHMNDLKESTNEEKQPTTAPVTVKKSSGTKFSGSHRELVLGLPCRGQFEIKRSSKKLGGNGGKKNVVMVSSHKRAQRSKEAATAVSSVNGSKKRKEYINKVEVREEDEYTRIKKKLRYFLNRISYEQSLIDAYSLEGWKGSSAEKLRPEKELERAKKEILRRKVKIRELTQHLDTLCAQGNIPESLFNSDGEISYEDIFCSKCGSKELHVDNDIILCDGFCDRGFHQYCVEPPLRKEDIPPDDESWLCPGCACKDYSFDLLNDSLGTKLSVSDSWEKVFPEAAAAMAGGGSQNLDCDLPSDDSEDEEYDPDGLNDNEGDGDGSDDDSDDDESENEDGSSDESASDVMIGSFKDAKDIMNLPSDDSEDDDYDPDAPTLDEEDKMQESSNSDDSDSEDVETSSKGDESDHQDKVTPRGKLGRKKAQLSDVSISETDAGIGDDVPGRRKVERLDYKKLYDEEYENVPTSSSDDEDWDKIAGKEDFESADEGDTVPLEQPSKAEDHTPAQKPTQKTKREYKKATLTAPQETPPRENGCCSVVKNSSASSKQTNPKTQRLFESFHENRYPDVTTRENLAKELQMTVKQVDNWFRNTRFSTSKTMSSKEDVAGSSKQAMETEPIAENKNGASESTSTGSRKRRRR